Proteins from one Blattabacterium cuenoti genomic window:
- a CDS encoding 4Fe-4S dicluster domain-containing protein, with amino-acid sequence MKLKNKKIVRNYNNTIKNFFKKKTSRRDFLKWIGFSTASVTLASCKGPVIKSIPYIVKPDSIIPGIPNYYASTMIDSFDIGCVLVKTREGRPIKIEPNSISKYFNTTPARIQSSLLSLYDEEKLKYPFLKGRKNSWINIDNYIIKHLKNISKTKKDIVFLSSSFPSFSTKKLIQNFKEIYPNTKWITYDAISYSKALDASKEIFGIRYFPFFDLRKSELIVSFDADLLGDWSPENMSKYYVSNRNPIKSMMKHIQIESNMSISGANADIRIARKPSDIKKMLFEIYQKIFFGKEPKDDDVKKISYLIDKKGSKSVIIADGDQESYELSFLINQKINSDALQNDKYILSKESNDIKFKKFLKNLEKENIGCLFIHNINPIYSLPLSISKKIKEFIKKIPLTVSFSTNQDDTSGFIDVLAPIPHWLESWGDTNPITDTFTLIQPTIQKIFDTRQLQDSLIIWGGMKYKNYYDFLKKTWEKNIIPQSNVSSFNEALFYGVVQVKNKIYNKNNNYLNNINIIQKYKNKLINYEKKIENNFELRLYTKTSIGDGHQYNNPWLQEFPDPITRTTWDNYLTMSYLDATKMKIKNWNVGDGSLNGNCVNLIRNNEILIQDVPVFIQPGQAIGSIGLAFGYGQKNGKLSKLCNGKNAYKIYEDFCIIQKNIQINKVNKIHKFACIQLQNTTIGRNLVKETDLNIFLKKTKEVWNEEEKIDTYKGRLSPQEISIWNQNKNKEEKKKSGHHFNLSIDLNACIGCGACVIACHSENNVPIVGKEEIRKSRDMHWLRIDRYYSTNNNDKESYKNIYNNKKIKVSFQPIMCQHCDYAPCETVCPVGATVHGKQGQNMMVYNRCVGTRYCANNCPYKVRRFNWFNYANNQKFDFNMNNTLGKMVLNPDVVVRTRGVMEKCSLCIQRTQYVIGIAKKENRKIKDKEFETACSISCPTKAITFGDINDKDSLIFKKIKNTRSYKLLEFIGIRPNVSYQVKIRNDKK; translated from the coding sequence ATGAAATTAAAGAATAAAAAAATAGTTAGAAATTATAATAATACAATTAAAAATTTTTTTAAAAAAAAAACGTCTAGACGTGATTTTTTAAAATGGATAGGTTTTAGTACCGCGTCAGTTACTTTAGCCTCTTGTAAAGGACCAGTTATTAAATCTATTCCTTATATTGTTAAACCAGACTCTATAATTCCTGGAATTCCTAATTATTACGCTTCTACTATGATTGATTCTTTTGATATAGGATGCGTTTTAGTAAAAACAAGAGAAGGACGTCCTATAAAAATAGAACCTAATTCAATTTCAAAATATTTCAATACAACTCCTGCTAGAATACAATCTTCTTTATTATCTCTTTATGATGAGGAAAAATTAAAATATCCTTTTTTAAAAGGAAGAAAAAATTCTTGGATAAATATAGATAATTATATTATTAAACATTTAAAAAATATATCTAAAACAAAAAAAGATATAGTTTTTCTTTCTTCTTCTTTTCCCAGTTTTTCTACAAAAAAATTAATTCAAAATTTTAAAGAAATTTATCCTAATACTAAATGGATTACTTATGATGCTATTTCATATTCTAAAGCATTAGATGCATCAAAAGAAATATTTGGAATTCGATATTTTCCTTTTTTTGATTTAAGAAAATCTGAATTAATCGTGTCTTTTGATGCTGATTTATTAGGAGATTGGAGTCCAGAAAATATGAGTAAATATTATGTTTCCAATAGAAATCCTATAAAATCAATGATGAAACATATTCAAATAGAAAGTAATATGAGTATTTCTGGAGCTAATGCAGATATTAGAATAGCTAGAAAACCTTCTGATATTAAAAAAATGTTATTTGAAATTTATCAAAAAATTTTTTTTGGTAAGGAACCTAAAGATGATGATGTAAAAAAAATATCGTATTTAATTGATAAAAAAGGATCTAAGAGTGTTATTATTGCAGATGGAGACCAAGAATCATATGAATTATCTTTTTTAATTAATCAAAAAATTAATAGTGATGCATTACAAAATGATAAATATATTTTATCTAAAGAAAGTAATGATATAAAATTCAAAAAATTTCTCAAAAATTTAGAAAAAGAAAATATAGGTTGTTTATTTATTCACAATATTAATCCTATTTATAGTCTTCCATTATCAATTTCTAAAAAAATTAAAGAATTTATAAAAAAAATACCACTAACTGTATCATTTTCCACAAATCAAGATGATACTAGTGGATTCATAGACGTATTAGCTCCTATTCCTCATTGGCTTGAATCTTGGGGTGATACAAATCCTATTACGGATACTTTTACACTCATTCAACCTACTATTCAAAAAATTTTTGATACAAGACAGTTACAAGATTCTTTAATTATTTGGGGAGGAATGAAATATAAAAATTATTATGATTTTTTAAAAAAAACTTGGGAAAAAAATATTATTCCTCAATCTAATGTTTCTTCTTTTAATGAAGCATTATTTTATGGAGTAGTACAAGTAAAAAATAAAATTTATAATAAAAATAATAATTATTTAAATAATATAAATATAATACAAAAATATAAGAATAAATTAATCAATTATGAAAAAAAAATAGAAAATAATTTTGAATTAAGATTATATACAAAAACTAGTATAGGAGATGGACATCAATATAATAATCCTTGGCTACAAGAATTTCCAGATCCTATAACACGAACTACTTGGGATAATTATTTGACTATGTCATATTTAGATGCAACTAAAATGAAAATAAAAAATTGGAATGTAGGAGATGGATCGTTAAATGGAAATTGTGTTAACTTAATTAGAAATAATGAAATCTTAATTCAAGATGTTCCTGTTTTTATTCAACCTGGACAAGCAATAGGATCTATTGGATTAGCTTTTGGATATGGTCAAAAAAATGGAAAACTATCCAAATTGTGTAATGGAAAAAATGCTTATAAAATTTATGAAGATTTTTGTATAATACAAAAAAATATACAAATAAATAAAGTAAATAAAATACATAAATTTGCTTGTATACAACTACAAAATACAACAATAGGTAGAAATTTAGTTAAAGAAACAGATTTAAATATTTTTTTAAAAAAAACTAAAGAAGTTTGGAATGAAGAAGAAAAAATTGATACTTATAAAGGAAGACTCTCTCCACAAGAAATTTCTATTTGGAATCAGAATAAAAATAAAGAAGAAAAGAAAAAAAGTGGACATCATTTTAATTTATCTATAGATTTAAATGCTTGTATCGGATGTGGTGCTTGCGTCATTGCATGTCATTCAGAAAATAATGTTCCTATTGTTGGTAAAGAAGAGATTAGAAAATCTAGAGATATGCACTGGTTACGTATAGATAGATATTATTCTACAAATAATAATGATAAAGAATCATACAAAAATATTTATAATAATAAAAAAATAAAGGTTTCTTTTCAACCTATTATGTGTCAACATTGTGATTATGCCCCTTGTGAAACTGTATGTCCTGTTGGAGCAACTGTTCACGGAAAACAAGGACAAAATATGATGGTTTATAATCGTTGCGTAGGAACTCGTTATTGTGCTAATAATTGTCCTTATAAAGTAAGACGATTTAATTGGTTTAATTACGCTAATAATCAAAAATTTGATTTTAATATGAATAATACTTTAGGAAAAATGGTATTAAATCCTGATGTAGTAGTTAGAACTAGAGGTGTTATGGAAAAATGTTCTTTATGTATACAAAGAACACAATATGTTATAGGAATAGCAAAAAAAGAAAATAGAAAAATAAAAGATAAAGAATTTGAAACAGCTTGTAGTATTTCTTGTCCGACAAAAGCTATTACTTTTGGAGATATTAATGATAAAGACAGTCTTATTTTTAAAAAAATAAAAAATACAAGATCTTATAAACTTCTTGAGTTTATAGGAATACGGCCTAATGTATCTTATCAAGTAAAAATAAGAAATGATAAAAAATAG
- the nrfD gene encoding NrfD/PsrC family molybdoenzyme membrane anchor subunit has translation MSNHYESSLRKSLILGKKTFKNITNDILKPIENKAGNLWWIALFISILAFLWGLLCIFYTIGTGIGVWGLNRTVNWAWDITNFVWWVGIGHAGTLISAVLLLFRQKWRLSINRSAEAMTIFAVIQAGLFPIIHMGRPWNAHWVLPIPNQFGSLWPNFNSPLLWDVFAISTYFSVSTVFWFMGLIPDFAMIRDRISNPFQKKIYSILSFGWGGTSKDWQRFEEISLILAGLCTPLVFSVHTIVSFDFSTSVIKGWHSTIFPPYFVAGAIFSGFAMVQTLLGVARKVLSLESYITRNHIEYMNMIILLTGGIVLLAYISEFILAWYSGNPFEKFIYFSKEAAKGPFWWAFWALIICNIIIPQFLWIKYIRRSFFWSYVIAIIINIGMWFERFDIIVLNISHDYLPSSWTGFIPSFVDVGIFIGTIGLFFILYLLYIRTFPVISQSELKTILKTDNKKPENE, from the coding sequence ATGTCAAATCATTATGAATCTTCTTTAAGAAAATCATTAATTTTAGGAAAAAAAACATTTAAAAATATTACTAATGATATATTAAAACCTATAGAAAATAAAGCGGGTAATTTATGGTGGATAGCTTTATTCATTTCTATTTTAGCTTTTTTATGGGGATTATTATGTATTTTTTATACAATAGGAACGGGTATTGGAGTATGGGGGTTGAATAGAACAGTAAATTGGGCTTGGGATATTACTAATTTTGTATGGTGGGTAGGAATTGGTCATGCTGGAACTTTAATTTCTGCTGTTTTATTATTATTTCGTCAAAAATGGCGTTTATCTATCAATCGTTCAGCAGAAGCTATGACTATTTTTGCTGTTATTCAAGCTGGTTTATTTCCTATTATTCATATGGGTCGACCATGGAATGCTCATTGGGTATTACCCATTCCTAATCAATTTGGTTCTTTATGGCCTAATTTTAATTCTCCTTTATTATGGGATGTTTTTGCAATTAGTACTTATTTTTCTGTATCTACTGTTTTTTGGTTTATGGGTTTAATACCTGATTTTGCTATGATACGAGATAGAATCTCAAATCCTTTTCAAAAAAAAATTTATAGTATTCTTAGTTTTGGATGGGGTGGTACATCAAAAGACTGGCAAAGATTTGAAGAAATTTCCTTAATTTTAGCTGGTTTATGTACACCATTAGTTTTTTCTGTTCATACTATAGTTTCATTTGATTTTTCAACTTCTGTTATAAAAGGTTGGCATAGCACCATATTTCCTCCTTATTTTGTAGCAGGTGCTATATTTTCTGGGTTTGCTATGGTTCAAACTTTACTTGGTGTAGCAAGAAAAGTTCTTTCTTTAGAAAGTTATATAACAAGAAATCATATAGAATATATGAATATGATTATTTTATTGACAGGAGGAATTGTTTTATTAGCTTATATTTCAGAATTTATTCTTGCTTGGTATTCAGGAAATCCTTTTGAAAAATTTATTTATTTTTCTAAAGAAGCTGCTAAAGGTCCATTTTGGTGGGCTTTTTGGGCATTAATTATTTGTAATATTATCATTCCTCAATTTTTATGGATAAAATATATACGAAGAAGTTTTTTTTGGTCTTATGTAATAGCTATAATTATAAATATAGGAATGTGGTTTGAAAGATTTGATATTATTGTTTTAAATATAAGTCATGATTATCTTCCTTCTTCTTGGACCGGTTTTATTCCATCATTTGTAGATGTTGGAATATTTATAGGAACTATTGGTTTATTTTTTATTCTTTATTTATTATACATACGTACATTTCCAGTTATTTCACAATCAGAATTAAAAACAATATTAAAAACTGATAATAAAAAACCAGAAAATGAATAA
- a CDS encoding DUF3341 domain-containing protein has protein sequence MNNNKYIHALYDNDSTLINSIKIIQSNNYSIHEVYSPFPIHNLDKILKLKKTNLSFLSFIYGLFGFFIASLLIWYTMIFDWPQNIGGKPSFSFIRNVPSFIPIIFELSIFFSAHFMCITYLIQCRLFPGFIRKNPDPRTTDDMFLMEINIKKDTQKIINLLKKNGAIEVLIKEKIK, from the coding sequence ATGAATAATAATAAATATATACATGCATTATATGATAATGATTCTACACTAATAAACAGTATTAAAATTATTCAAAGTAATAATTATAGCATACATGAAGTATATTCACCTTTTCCAATTCATAATTTGGATAAAATTCTTAAATTAAAGAAAACTAATTTATCTTTTTTATCTTTTATATATGGATTATTTGGATTTTTTATAGCAAGTTTATTAATTTGGTATACTATGATTTTTGATTGGCCTCAAAATATCGGAGGTAAACCATCTTTTTCCTTTATCAGAAATGTTCCTTCTTTTATACCTATAATATTTGAATTATCTATTTTTTTTTCTGCACATTTTATGTGTATCACTTATCTTATTCAATGTAGGTTATTTCCAGGATTTATACGAAAAAATCCGGATCCAAGAACTACTGATGATATGTTTTTAATGGAAATTAATATTAAAAAAGATACTCAAAAAATAATAAATTTATTGAAAAAAAATGGAGCAATAGAAGTTCTTATAAAAGAAAAAATTAAATAA
- a CDS encoding c-type cytochrome — translation MKNIYRVIIIILNAFLLGSCWFDKTKPNIVYMPDMYYSDAYEPYSDPYFNYNKKMKEIKIPLFLNGKTSSLLPVKNTIPRTNFYDSISYKISNQGFNFSKKIITYSFPRKGYTEDFLKRGEKLYQINCSICHGNNGDGQGKLVKNEKILGIPNYKDRNITIGSVYYVIKYGKNNMNSYASQLNEIDRWKIAEYVMYLKNK, via the coding sequence ATGAAAAATATTTATAGAGTTATTATTATAATATTAAATGCTTTTTTATTAGGATCCTGTTGGTTTGATAAAACAAAACCAAATATAGTTTATATGCCAGATATGTATTATTCAGATGCATATGAACCTTATTCAGATCCTTATTTTAATTATAATAAAAAAATGAAAGAAATTAAAATTCCATTATTTTTAAATGGAAAAACTTCTTCTCTTTTACCAGTAAAAAATACTATTCCAAGAACTAATTTTTATGATTCAATTTCCTATAAAATATCCAATCAAGGATTTAATTTTTCTAAAAAAATTATTACATATTCTTTTCCTAGAAAAGGATATACAGAAGATTTTTTAAAAAGAGGAGAAAAATTATATCAAATTAATTGTTCTATATGCCACGGAAATAATGGAGATGGACAAGGTAAATTAGTAAAAAATGAAAAAATTTTAGGAATTCCTAATTATAAAGATAGAAATATAACTATTGGAAGTGTTTATTATGTTATAAAATATGGTAAAAATAATATGAATTCTTATGCTTCTCAATTAAATGAAATAGATAGATGGAAAATAGCAGAATACGTAATGTATTTAAAAAACAAATAA
- a CDS encoding potassium channel family protein, whose translation MKIIIIGLGNFGRSLALHLTDNGHEVFGIDHKMEKVDLLKDHIANVVCMDANNEAAYKVLPIQQADLGIVAIGENEGSSIVTTAILKKYKNLRIVSRSLSKIHDTILEAMGINDVVHPEQDAAFRLTKQISFNYALDYFRVDNKHSIAEVFSPYSFNGKSVKSLRLTQKYSVSLITVIRDIKNPLYLKKNSKRKVIGLVTGDTILQKGDILTLFGSNKSIMNFVKDKNK comes from the coding sequence ATGAAAATTATAATTATTGGTTTAGGAAATTTTGGAAGATCTTTAGCTCTACATTTAACAGATAATGGACATGAAGTTTTTGGAATAGATCATAAAATGGAAAAAGTAGATTTATTAAAAGATCATATAGCAAATGTAGTATGTATGGATGCTAATAATGAAGCTGCTTATAAAGTATTACCTATTCAGCAAGCAGATTTAGGAATTGTAGCTATTGGAGAAAACGAAGGTTCATCAATAGTAACTACGGCTATACTTAAAAAGTATAAAAATCTTAGAATAGTTAGTAGATCTTTATCAAAGATACATGACACCATATTAGAAGCAATGGGAATTAATGATGTAGTACATCCAGAACAGGATGCTGCTTTTAGATTAACAAAACAAATTTCGTTCAATTATGCTTTAGATTATTTTAGAGTAGATAATAAACACTCTATAGCAGAAGTTTTTTCTCCATATTCTTTTAATGGAAAATCTGTTAAAAGTTTAAGATTAACGCAAAAATATTCTGTTTCTTTAATTACTGTAATACGAGATATAAAAAATCCTTTGTATTTAAAAAAAAATTCAAAAAGAAAAGTTATTGGATTAGTTACAGGTGATACTATTTTGCAAAAAGGAGATATATTAACTCTTTTTGGTTCTAATAAATCTATAATGAATTTCGTTAAAGATAAAAATAAATAG